From one Phocoena sinus isolate mPhoSin1 chromosome 6, mPhoSin1.pri, whole genome shotgun sequence genomic stretch:
- the SLC34A3 gene encoding LOW QUALITY PROTEIN: sodium-dependent phosphate transport protein 2C (The sequence of the model RefSeq protein was modified relative to this genomic sequence to represent the inferred CDS: deleted 2 bases in 2 codons): MPTSLTCAQDPPATLDTTVGLVDQRLGNAGTSGSAPILEDGDVDPWALPQLKDTGQSWKELSMASRVLQGAAGFLKVCGLLGSLYLFICSLDILSSAFQLLGSKVAGDIFKDNVVLSNPVAGLVIGVLGTVLVQSSSTSSSIVVSMVASKLLTVRASVPVIMGVNVGTSVTSTLVSMAQSGDRDAFRRAFGGSAVHGVFNWLTALTLLPLESAAAPLERLSALALGAASLQPGGHAPDILKVLTRPLTRLIVQLDADVITGSGTGNATNSSLIKRRCGTEVQTTAGNSSTCAAATGGPCPARNSSATEQQLPCRHLFEGTALADLAVGFILLAASLLVLCACLALIVKLLSSTLRGRVGQAVSTVVNADFPSPFGWLSGYLAILVGAGLTFALQSSSVFTAAVVPLMGVRVISLERAYPLFLGSNIGTTTTALLAALASPSDMLISAVQVALIHFFFNLAGILLWYVVPALRLPIPLARRFGDLTARYRWVAVAYLLLSFLLLPLAACGLSLAGSTVLAAVGGPLLVLVLLIILVAILQRHRPAWLPRRLRSWAWLPLWLRSLEPWDRLVSRCCPCKACSPPQTAAKEAHCYENPEVLASQQL, encoded by the exons GGACCTCCGGTTCTGCCCCCATCTTGGAAGATGGGGATGTGGACCCCTGGGCCCTCCCTCAGCTAAAGGACACTGGCCAGTCCTGGAAAG AGCTCAGCATGGCCAGCAGGGTGCTCCAGGGGGCTGCTGGCTTCCTCAAGGTCTGTGGGCTCCTGGGCAGCCTCTACCTCTTCATCTGCTCCCTGGACATCCTCAGCTCTGCCTTCCAGCTGCTAGGCA GCAAAGTAGCTGGAGACATCTTCAAGGACAACGTGGTGCTGTCCAACCCTGTGGCTGGACTGGTCATCGGCGTGCTGGGCACGGTCCTCGTGCAGAGCTCCAGCACGTCCTCCTCCATCGTGGTCAGCATGGTGGCCTCCAAGC TGCTGACCGTGCGGGCATCTGTGCCCGTCATCATGGGCGTCAACGTGGGCACATCCGTCACCAGCACCCTGGTCTCGATGGCACAGTCGGGGGACCGGGACGCGTTTCGGAG GGCCTTCGGCGGCTCAGCCGTGCACGGCGTCTTCAACTGGCTCACGGCGCTGACCCTGCTGCCGCTGGAGAGTGCTGCGGCCCCCCTGGAGAGGCTCAGTGCACTGGCCCTGGGCGCTGCCAGCCTGCAGCCCGGGGGGCACGCGCCTGACATCCTCAAGGTGCTGACACGGCCGCTCACACGCCTCATCGTGCAG CTGGACGCTGATGTCATTACGGGCAGCGGCACAGGCAACGCTACCAACAGTAGCCTCATTAAGCGACGGTGTGGCACCGAGGTGCAGACG ACTGCAGGGAACAGCAGCACCTGTGCGGCGGCCACTGGCGGCCCCTGCCCTGCGAGGAACAGCTCTGCCACCGAGCAGCAGCTTCCCT GCCGCCACCTGTTCGAGGGCACAGCGCTCGCGGACCTGGCCGTGGGCTTCATCCTGCTGGCTGCCTCCCTGCTCGTGCTCTGTGCCTGCCTCGCCCTAATCGTCAAGCTGCTCAGCTCCACTCTGCGG GGCCGCGTGGGCCAGGCCGTGAGCACCGTCGTCAACGCTG ACTTCCCCTCCCCATTCGGCTGGCTCAGCGGCTACCTGGCCATCCTCGTG GGGGCCGGCCTGACCTTCGCGCTCCAGAGCAGCAGCGTCTTCACTGCGGCCGTCGTGCCGCTCATGG GGGTCCGGGTAATCAGCCTGGAGCGGGCGTACCCCCTCTTCCTGGGCTCCAACATCGGCACCACCACCACGGCCCTGCTGGCTGCCCTGGCCAGCCCTTCGGATATGCTGATCAGCGCCGTCCAG gtcGCCCTCATCCACTTCTTCTTCAACCTGGCTGGCATCCTGTTGTGGTACGTGGTGCCCGCCCTCCGGCTGCCCATCCCACTGGCCAGGCGCTTCGGGGACCTGACTGCCCGCTACCGCTGGGTGGCCGTCGCCTACCTGCTGCTCAGCTTCTTGCTGCTGCCGCTGGCCGCCTGCGGGCTCTCCCTGGCGGGGAGCACAGTGCTGGCTGCAGTTGGGGGGCCCCTGCTTGTGCTGGTACTCCTCATCATCCTGGTCGCCATCCTGCAGCGGCACCGGCCAGCCTGGCTGCCCCGCCGCCTGCGCTCCTGGGCCTGGCTGCCCCTGTGGCTCCGTTCTCTGGAGCCCTGGGACCGCCTGGTGAGCCGCTGCTGCCCCTGCAAGGCCTGCAGCCCCCCTCAGACTGCGGCCAAGGAGGCCCACTGCTATGAGAACCCCGAGGTCCTGGCCTCCCAGCAGTTGTGA
- the FAM166A gene encoding LOW QUALITY PROTEIN: protein FAM166A (The sequence of the model RefSeq protein was modified relative to this genomic sequence to represent the inferred CDS: inserted 2 bases in 2 codons), whose amino-acid sequence MTATPKHNLFPPEPLLHPLGNYAGFYPQLRYQVGNTYGRTTAQLLTDASVPKSPCSVLSPIAKPESIEDFSKSKPPFTPCRELIEPYVSQYTSLKPYRNCEILGRFPPXEVDAQGPPGGENVSRQVPLPAGFMPYPPYPPCPPGRKGDSRDLGHPGLRLALGEEAWMSATPAREAPTQYQLCPCRREECPAPAHQRETLHVGSFHRPPQMDHTDLIQRKAISGYAGFVPRFAWVIGMNFRDGVAQATEDFDKSQFLLSNPSRAPGERLPRTQWPSSTIYSSQGLIPXYMGFIPAMQDNYALTFGNSTRKACREELERRSHTL is encoded by the exons ATGACAGCTACCCCGAAGCACAACCTCTTCCCGCCGGAACCTCTACTACATCCCTTGGGTAA ctATGCCGGCTTCTACCCGCAGCTGCGCTACCAGGTGGGGAACACCTATGGGCGCACCACGGCGCAGCTGCTCACGGACGCCAGCGTGCcgaagagcccgtgctccgtgcTGTCCCCCATAGCCAAGCCCGAGTCCATCGAGGACTTCAGCAAGTCCAAGCCACCGTTTACGCCCTGCCGTGAACTGATAGAGCCCTACGTCTCCCAGTACACCA GTCTGAAGCCCTACAGGAACTGTGAGATCCTGGGCCGGTTCCCAC AGGAGGTGGATGCCCAGGGGCCGCCGGGAGGAGAGAATGTATCCAGGCAAGTCCCACTGCCTGCAGGCTTCATGCCCTACCCTCCCTACCCTCCCTGCCCACCGGGCAGGAAGGGGGACTCCAGGGACCTTGGACACCCGGGCCTGCGGTTGGCATTAGGGGAAGAGGCCTGGATGAGCGCCACCCCTGCCCGTGAGGCCCCCACGCAGTACCAG CTGTGCCCCTGCAGGAGGGAAGAGTGCCCGGCCCCAGCCCACCAGCGGGAGACACTACACGTGGGCAGCTTCCACAGGCCGCCCCAGATGGACCACACCGACCTGATCCAGCGCAAGGCCATCTCAG gttaTGCTGGCTTTGTCCCTCGGTTTGCCTGGGTGATAGGGATGAATTTTCGCGATGGGGTCGCACAGGCCACGGAGGATTTTGACAAGAGCCAG TTCCTGCTCAGCAATCCCTCCCGTGCCCCGGGCGAGAGGCTGCCCAGAACGCAGTGGCCTAGCAGCACCATCTACAGCAGCCAAGGCCTGATAC TCTACATGGGGTTCATACCCG CCATGCAGGACAACTACGCACTGACGTTTGGCAACAGCACCCGCAAGGCCTGTCGGGAGGAACTGGAGAGGCGCAGCCACACACTATGA
- the NELFB gene encoding negative elongation factor B isoform X3, with amino-acid sequence MFAGLQDLGVANGEDLKETLTNCTEPLKAIEQFQTENGVLLPSLQSALPFLDLHGTPRLEFHQSVFDELRDKLLERVSAIATEGKAEERYKKLEDLLEKSFSLVKMPSLQPVVMCVMKHLPKVPEKKLKLVMADKELYRACAVEVKRQIWQDNQALFGDEVSPLLKQYIVEKESALFSTELSVLHNFFSPSPKTRRQGEVVQRLTRMVGRNVKLYDMVLQFLRTLFLRTRNVHYCTLRAELLMSLHDLDVGDICSVDPCHKFTWCLDACIRERFVDSKRARELQGFLDGVKKGQEQVLGDLSMILCDPFAINTLSLSTVRHLQELVGQELLPRDSPDLLLLLRLLALGQGAWDMIDSQVFKEPKMEVELVTRFLPTLMSFVVDDHAFNVDQKLPAEEKAPVSYPSALPETFTKFLQEQRVACEVGLYYVLHITKQRNKNALLRLLPGLGSMAVASKKEGPFAPFSVL; translated from the exons ATGTTCGCGGGGCTGCAGGACCTGGGCGTGGCCAACGGCGAGGACCTGAAGGAGACGCTGACCAACTGCACCGAGCCGCTCAAAGCCATCGAGCAGTTCCAG ACAGAAAATGGCGTGCTGCTGCCCTCCCTGCAGTCGGCCTTGCCCTTCTTGGACCTGCATGGGACGCCCCGACTGGAATTCCACCAGTCAGTGTTTGATGAGCTTCGGGACAAGCTGCTGGAGCGCGTGTCAGCCATTGCCACAGAGGGGAAGGCCGAGGAGAG GTACAAGAAACTCGAGGACCTTCTGGAGAAGAGCTTTTCTCTGGTGAAGATGCCATCTCTGCAGCCAGTGGTGATGTGCGTCATGAAACACTTGCCCAAGG TTCCTGAGAAGAAGCTGAAGCTGGTGATGGCCGACAAGGAGCTGTACCGGGCCTGCGCCGTGGAGGTGAAGCGGCAGATCTGGCAGGACAACCAGGCGCTCTTTGGCGACGAGGTCTCCCCGCTGCTGAAACAGTACATCGTGGAAAAGGAGAGCGCGCTCTTCAGCACGGAGCTCTCCGTCCTGCACAACTTCTTCAGCCCTTCCCCCAAGACCAGACGCCAGGGCGAG GTGGTGCAGAGGCTGACCCGGATGGTGGGCCGCAACGTGAAGCTGTACGACATGGTCCTGCAGTTCCTGCGCACGCTCTTCCTGCGTACCCGCAACGTGCACTACTGCACGCTGCGAGCCGAGCTGCTCATGTCCCTGCACGACCTGGACGTCGGCGACATCTGCTCCGTGGACCCCTGCCACAAG TTCACATGGTGCCTGGACGCTTGCATCCGAGAGCGCTTCGTGGACAGCAAGAGGGCCCGGGAGCTGCAGGGCTTCCTTGATGGAGTGAAGAAGGGGCAGGAGCAGGTCCTGGG GGACCTGTCCATGATCCTGTGCGACCCCTTCGCCATCAACACCTTGTCGCTGAGCACAGTCAGGCACCTGCAGGAGCTGGTGGGCCAGGAGCTGCTGCCCAGG GACAGCCCGGATCTCCTCCTGCTGCTCCGGCTGCTGGCGCTGGGCCAGGGGGCATGGGACATGATCGACAGCCAGGTCTTCAAGGAACCCAAGATG GAGGTGGAGCTGGTCACCAGGTTCCTGCCCACGCTCATGTCCTTTGTGGTGGACGACCACGCCTTCAACGTGGATCAGAAGCTCCCGGCCGAGGAGAAGGCCCCAGTCTCATACCCGAGCGCGCTGCCAGAGACTTTCACCAA GTTCCTGCAGGAGCAGCGCGTGGCCTGCGAGGTGGGGCTGTACTACGTGCTGCACATCACCAAGCAGAGGAACAAGAACGCGCTCCTGCGCCTGCTCCCGGGTCTCG GTTCGATGGCCGTGGCTTCAAAAAAAGAAGGCCCGTTTGCTCCGTTCTCTGtcctctag
- the NELFB gene encoding negative elongation factor B isoform X2, producing MPSLQPVVMCVMKHLPKVPEKKLKLVMADKELYRACAVEVKRQIWQDNQALFGDEVSPLLKQYIVEKESALFSTELSVLHNFFSPSPKTRRQGEVVQRLTRMVGRNVKLYDMVLQFLRTLFLRTRNVHYCTLRAELLMSLHDLDVGDICSVDPCHKFTWCLDACIRERFVDSKRARELQGFLDGVKKGQEQVLGDLSMILCDPFAINTLSLSTVRHLQELVGQELLPRDSPDLLLLLRLLALGQGAWDMIDSQVFKEPKMEVELVTRFLPTLMSFVVDDHAFNVDQKLPAEEKAPVSYPSALPETFTKFLQEQRVACEVGLYYVLHITKQRNKNALLRLLPGLVETFSDLAFGDIFLHLLTGNLALLADEFALEDFCSSLFDGFLLTASPRKENVQRHVLRLLLHLHHRVAPSKLEALQKALEPTGQSGEAVKELYSQLGEKLEQLDRRKPSPAQATETPALELPLPSVPAPAVL from the exons ATGCCATCTCTGCAGCCAGTGGTGATGTGCGTCATGAAACACTTGCCCAAGG TTCCTGAGAAGAAGCTGAAGCTGGTGATGGCCGACAAGGAGCTGTACCGGGCCTGCGCCGTGGAGGTGAAGCGGCAGATCTGGCAGGACAACCAGGCGCTCTTTGGCGACGAGGTCTCCCCGCTGCTGAAACAGTACATCGTGGAAAAGGAGAGCGCGCTCTTCAGCACGGAGCTCTCCGTCCTGCACAACTTCTTCAGCCCTTCCCCCAAGACCAGACGCCAGGGCGAG GTGGTGCAGAGGCTGACCCGGATGGTGGGCCGCAACGTGAAGCTGTACGACATGGTCCTGCAGTTCCTGCGCACGCTCTTCCTGCGTACCCGCAACGTGCACTACTGCACGCTGCGAGCCGAGCTGCTCATGTCCCTGCACGACCTGGACGTCGGCGACATCTGCTCCGTGGACCCCTGCCACAAG TTCACATGGTGCCTGGACGCTTGCATCCGAGAGCGCTTCGTGGACAGCAAGAGGGCCCGGGAGCTGCAGGGCTTCCTTGATGGAGTGAAGAAGGGGCAGGAGCAGGTCCTGGG GGACCTGTCCATGATCCTGTGCGACCCCTTCGCCATCAACACCTTGTCGCTGAGCACAGTCAGGCACCTGCAGGAGCTGGTGGGCCAGGAGCTGCTGCCCAGG GACAGCCCGGATCTCCTCCTGCTGCTCCGGCTGCTGGCGCTGGGCCAGGGGGCATGGGACATGATCGACAGCCAGGTCTTCAAGGAACCCAAGATG GAGGTGGAGCTGGTCACCAGGTTCCTGCCCACGCTCATGTCCTTTGTGGTGGACGACCACGCCTTCAACGTGGATCAGAAGCTCCCGGCCGAGGAGAAGGCCCCAGTCTCATACCCGAGCGCGCTGCCAGAGACTTTCACCAA GTTCCTGCAGGAGCAGCGCGTGGCCTGCGAGGTGGGGCTGTACTACGTGCTGCACATCACCAAGCAGAGGAACAAGAACGCGCTCCTGCGCCTGCTCCCGGGTCTCG TGGAGACCTTCAGCGATCTGGCGTTCGGGGACATCTTCCTGCACCTGCTCACGGGCAACCTGGCGCTGTTGGCGGACGAGTTTGCCCTGGAGGACTTCTGCAGCAGCCTCTTCGACGGCTTTCTCCTCACCGCCTCCCCGAG GAAGGAGAATGTGCAGCGGCACGTGCTGCGGCTCCTCCTCCACCTGCACCACCGGGTGGCCCCATCCAAGCTGGAGGCCCTGCAGAAGGCGCTGGAGCCCACGGGCCAG AGTGGAGAGGCGGTGAAGGAGCTGTATTCCCAGCTCGGTGAGAAGCTGGAGCAGCTGGACCGGAGGAAGCCCAGCCCGGCCCAGGCCACAGAGACCCCAGCCCTGGAGCTGCCCCTCCCCAGCGTGCCCGCCCCAGCTGTACTCTGA
- the NELFB gene encoding negative elongation factor B isoform X1 — MFAGLQDLGVANGEDLKETLTNCTEPLKAIEQFQTENGVLLPSLQSALPFLDLHGTPRLEFHQSVFDELRDKLLERVSAIATEGKAEERYKKLEDLLEKSFSLVKMPSLQPVVMCVMKHLPKVPEKKLKLVMADKELYRACAVEVKRQIWQDNQALFGDEVSPLLKQYIVEKESALFSTELSVLHNFFSPSPKTRRQGEVVQRLTRMVGRNVKLYDMVLQFLRTLFLRTRNVHYCTLRAELLMSLHDLDVGDICSVDPCHKFTWCLDACIRERFVDSKRARELQGFLDGVKKGQEQVLGDLSMILCDPFAINTLSLSTVRHLQELVGQELLPRDSPDLLLLLRLLALGQGAWDMIDSQVFKEPKMEVELVTRFLPTLMSFVVDDHAFNVDQKLPAEEKAPVSYPSALPETFTKFLQEQRVACEVGLYYVLHITKQRNKNALLRLLPGLVETFSDLAFGDIFLHLLTGNLALLADEFALEDFCSSLFDGFLLTASPRKENVQRHVLRLLLHLHHRVAPSKLEALQKALEPTGQSGEAVKELYSQLGEKLEQLDRRKPSPAQATETPALELPLPSVPAPAVL, encoded by the exons ATGTTCGCGGGGCTGCAGGACCTGGGCGTGGCCAACGGCGAGGACCTGAAGGAGACGCTGACCAACTGCACCGAGCCGCTCAAAGCCATCGAGCAGTTCCAG ACAGAAAATGGCGTGCTGCTGCCCTCCCTGCAGTCGGCCTTGCCCTTCTTGGACCTGCATGGGACGCCCCGACTGGAATTCCACCAGTCAGTGTTTGATGAGCTTCGGGACAAGCTGCTGGAGCGCGTGTCAGCCATTGCCACAGAGGGGAAGGCCGAGGAGAG GTACAAGAAACTCGAGGACCTTCTGGAGAAGAGCTTTTCTCTGGTGAAGATGCCATCTCTGCAGCCAGTGGTGATGTGCGTCATGAAACACTTGCCCAAGG TTCCTGAGAAGAAGCTGAAGCTGGTGATGGCCGACAAGGAGCTGTACCGGGCCTGCGCCGTGGAGGTGAAGCGGCAGATCTGGCAGGACAACCAGGCGCTCTTTGGCGACGAGGTCTCCCCGCTGCTGAAACAGTACATCGTGGAAAAGGAGAGCGCGCTCTTCAGCACGGAGCTCTCCGTCCTGCACAACTTCTTCAGCCCTTCCCCCAAGACCAGACGCCAGGGCGAG GTGGTGCAGAGGCTGACCCGGATGGTGGGCCGCAACGTGAAGCTGTACGACATGGTCCTGCAGTTCCTGCGCACGCTCTTCCTGCGTACCCGCAACGTGCACTACTGCACGCTGCGAGCCGAGCTGCTCATGTCCCTGCACGACCTGGACGTCGGCGACATCTGCTCCGTGGACCCCTGCCACAAG TTCACATGGTGCCTGGACGCTTGCATCCGAGAGCGCTTCGTGGACAGCAAGAGGGCCCGGGAGCTGCAGGGCTTCCTTGATGGAGTGAAGAAGGGGCAGGAGCAGGTCCTGGG GGACCTGTCCATGATCCTGTGCGACCCCTTCGCCATCAACACCTTGTCGCTGAGCACAGTCAGGCACCTGCAGGAGCTGGTGGGCCAGGAGCTGCTGCCCAGG GACAGCCCGGATCTCCTCCTGCTGCTCCGGCTGCTGGCGCTGGGCCAGGGGGCATGGGACATGATCGACAGCCAGGTCTTCAAGGAACCCAAGATG GAGGTGGAGCTGGTCACCAGGTTCCTGCCCACGCTCATGTCCTTTGTGGTGGACGACCACGCCTTCAACGTGGATCAGAAGCTCCCGGCCGAGGAGAAGGCCCCAGTCTCATACCCGAGCGCGCTGCCAGAGACTTTCACCAA GTTCCTGCAGGAGCAGCGCGTGGCCTGCGAGGTGGGGCTGTACTACGTGCTGCACATCACCAAGCAGAGGAACAAGAACGCGCTCCTGCGCCTGCTCCCGGGTCTCG TGGAGACCTTCAGCGATCTGGCGTTCGGGGACATCTTCCTGCACCTGCTCACGGGCAACCTGGCGCTGTTGGCGGACGAGTTTGCCCTGGAGGACTTCTGCAGCAGCCTCTTCGACGGCTTTCTCCTCACCGCCTCCCCGAG GAAGGAGAATGTGCAGCGGCACGTGCTGCGGCTCCTCCTCCACCTGCACCACCGGGTGGCCCCATCCAAGCTGGAGGCCCTGCAGAAGGCGCTGGAGCCCACGGGCCAG AGTGGAGAGGCGGTGAAGGAGCTGTATTCCCAGCTCGGTGAGAAGCTGGAGCAGCTGGACCGGAGGAAGCCCAGCCCGGCCCAGGCCACAGAGACCCCAGCCCTGGAGCTGCCCCTCCCCAGCGTGCCCGCCCCAGCTGTACTCTGA
- the STPG3 gene encoding LOW QUALITY PROTEIN: protein STPG3 (The sequence of the model RefSeq protein was modified relative to this genomic sequence to represent the inferred CDS: inserted 1 base in 1 codon; deleted 1 base in 1 codon) translates to MNFDQKAVKFLANFHINGGERWTHGPLKQKPLVPGARCFGVKSPRPLPHSSPWARMHPTRGVRPPPKAPAVRPRPPEWDPGRQRPHDAAPTAEGCGCRAWQTVWFPSESPVTQNDFNREQWPSPADYQXARPARPAFSFGGRLAPGPPEARAHLGMLQPAPLGPAAYGVEDCYNSHFPSATGVVIQGLRRPKCRDTGPFCVLSSPVGAAGPPS, encoded by the exons ATGAATTTTGACCAGAAGGCGGTGAAATTCCTGGCAAATTTTCACATCAATGGAGGCGAACGCTGGACCCATGGCCCCCTGAAGCAGAAGCCACTT GTACCTGGTGCCAGATGCTTCGGCGTGAAGAGTCCTCGCCCACTGCCCCACTCTTCACCATGGGCTCGCATGCACCCGACCCGTGGTGTGCGCCCTCCCCCGAAAGCCCCCGCTGTCCGCCCTCGACCACCGGAGTGGGACCCCGGCCGCCAGCGCCCCCATGACGCTGCCCCCACCGCAGAGGGTTGCGGCTGCAGGGCGTGGCAGACCGTGTGGTTCCCGAGCGAAAGCCCCGTCACCCAGAACGACTTCAACCGGGAGCAG TGGCCCTCGCCCGCCGACTACC CCGCCCGTCCCGCCCGCCCGGCCTTCAGCTTCGGGGGTCGCCTTGCTCCAGGCCCCCCCGAGGCCCGAGCCCACTTGGGGATGCTGCAG CCTGCACCCCTGGGCCCGGCTGCCTATGGCGTGGAGGACTGCTACAACTCTCACTTCCCCTCCGCA ACGGGGGTGGTCATCCAAGGCTTGCGGAGACCCAAGTGCCGCGACACTGGCCCCTTCTGCGTGCTCTCGAGCCCAGTGGGTGCAGCTGGCCCACCCAGTTAG
- the TUBB4B gene encoding LOW QUALITY PROTEIN: tubulin beta-4B chain (The sequence of the model RefSeq protein was modified relative to this genomic sequence to represent the inferred CDS: inserted 1 base in 1 codon; deleted 2 bases in 2 codons) translates to MREIVHLQAGQCGNQIGAKFWEVISDEHGIDPTGTYHGDSDLQLERINVYYNEATGGKYVPRAVLVDLEPGTMDSVRSGPFGQIFRPDNFVFGQSGAGNNWAKGHYTEGAELVDSVLDVVRKEAESCDCLQGFQLTHSLGGGTGSGMGTLLISKIREEYPDRIMNTFSVVPSPKVSDTVVEPYNATLSVHQLVENTDETYCIDNEALYDICFRTLKLTTPTYGDLNHLVSATMSGVTTCLRFPGQLNADLRKLAVNMVPFPXLHFFMPGFAPLTSRGSQQYRALTVPELTQQMFDAKNMMAACDPRHGRYLTVAAVFRGRMSMKEVDEQMLNVQNKNSSYFVEWIPNNVKTAVCDIPPRGLKMSATFIGNSTAIQELFKRISEQFTAMFRRKAFLHWYTGEGMDEMEFTEAESNMNDLVSEYQQYQDATAEEEGEFEEEAEEEVA, encoded by the exons ATGAGGGAGATAGTGCACCTGCAGGCCGGCCAGTGCGGCAACCAAATCGGCGCAAAG TTTTGGGAGGTGATCAGCGATGAGCATGGCATCGATCCTACCGGCACCTACCACGGGGACAGCGACCTGCAGCTGGAGCGGATCAACGTGTACTACAACGAGGCCACGG GTGGCAAGTACGTGCCCCGCGCCGTGCTCGTGGATCTGGAGCCGGGCACCATGGACTCCGTGCGCTCGGGGCCCTTCGGGCAGATATTCAGGCCAGACAACTTCGTCTTCG GTCAGAGCGGTGCCGGGAACAACTGGGCCAAGGGGCACTACACAGAAGGTGCGGAGCTGGTGGACTCGGTGCTGGATGTTGTGAGGAAGGAAGCGGAGAGCTGCGACTGCCTGCAGGGCTTCCAGCTGACC CACTCGCTGGGGGGCGGCACCGGGTCCGGGATGGGCACCCTTCTCATCAGCAAGATTCGCGAGGAGTACCCAGACAGAATCATGAACACTTTCAGCGTGGTGCCCTCGCCCAAGGTATCGGACACCGTGGTGGAGCCCTACAACGCCACCCTCTCTGTCCACCAGCTCGTAGAAAACACAGACGAGACCTACTGCATTGATAACGAGGCTCTCTATGACATCTGCTTCAGAACCCTGAAGTTGACCACGCCCACCTATGGTGACCTGAACCACCTGGTGTCGGCCACCATGAGTGGGGTCACCACCTGCCTGCGCTTCCCAGGCCAGCTCAATGCTGACCTGCGAAAGCTGGCTGTCAATATGGTCCCCTTCC GTCTGCACTTCTTCATGCCCGGCTTCGCCCCACTGACCAGCCGGGGCAGCCAGCAGTACCGGGCGCTGACGGTGCCCGAGCTCACCCAGCAGATGTTTGATGCCAAGAACATGATGGCGGCCTGTGACCCCCGCCATGGCCGCTACCTGACCGTGGCCGCCGTGTTCCGGGGCCGCATGTCCATGAAGGAGGTGGACGAGCAGATGCTCAACGTGCAGAACAAGAACAGCAGCTACTTCGTCGAGTGGATCCCCAACAACGTGAAGACGGCCGTGTGCGACATCCCGCCCCGCGGGCTCAAGATGTCGGCCACCTTCATCGGCAACAGCACGGCCATCCAGGAGCTGTTCAAGCGCATCTCGGAGCAGTTCACGGCCATGTTCCGCCGCAAG GCCTTCCTGCACTGGTACACGGGCGAGGGCATGGACGAGATGGAGTTCACCGAGGCCGAGAGCAACATGAACGACCTGGTGTCCGAGTACCAGCAGTACCAGGACGCCACGGCCGAGGAGGAGGGGGAGTTTGAGGAGGAGGCCGAGGAGGAGGTGGCCTAG